In Paenibacillus guangzhouensis, a single window of DNA contains:
- the mqnE gene encoding aminofutalosine synthase MqnE: MTTLVTSHTDSRMAEIIEKVQRGERLTLEDGVYLYQSDDILTIGQLANEVNLKKNGKKVYFIENMSLYFTNVCESRCAFCNFRKDEGDEGAYTLSGAEMIEFVEQHINPGVREFHIVGGHNQHVPFQYYVDSLRALHEKYPDITLKAYTAAEIDFFTRISGLSIAEVLQELMKAGLKTLTGGGAEILSDQYREKMHVDKANVDRYLEVHRVAHELGLRTHTTMLYGSIESHEDRIRHMLQIRELQDETNGFMVFIPLSMQPKSKSADIRRRNSAYEDLKTIAISRLMLDNIQHIKAYFINIGTQLTQMALTFGASDAHGTIVKERISHAAGALTPEGLTRAELIWLIKGAGRIPVERDTFYNEVKVYES; encoded by the coding sequence ATGACAACACTTGTGACAAGCCACACGGACTCTCGGATGGCAGAAATCATCGAAAAAGTACAGCGAGGAGAACGTCTTACCCTTGAAGACGGCGTCTATCTGTACCAAAGCGACGACATATTAACCATCGGTCAATTAGCGAATGAGGTTAACCTCAAGAAGAATGGGAAGAAAGTCTATTTCATTGAGAACATGAGCCTCTATTTCACGAACGTCTGTGAATCTCGCTGTGCGTTCTGTAACTTCCGTAAGGATGAAGGCGACGAAGGAGCCTATACCCTCTCTGGCGCAGAAATGATCGAATTTGTCGAACAGCATATCAATCCAGGTGTGCGTGAATTTCATATCGTAGGTGGACATAACCAGCATGTTCCATTCCAATATTACGTAGATTCCCTTCGTGCATTGCATGAGAAATATCCAGATATTACCTTAAAGGCCTACACCGCCGCTGAAATTGATTTCTTCACACGGATTAGTGGATTGAGTATTGCCGAAGTCCTTCAAGAACTGATGAAAGCTGGACTTAAGACCCTAACTGGGGGCGGTGCTGAAATTCTATCCGATCAATATCGTGAGAAAATGCATGTAGATAAAGCGAATGTGGATCGTTATCTCGAAGTACACCGTGTTGCTCATGAGCTTGGTTTGCGCACACATACAACCATGCTCTATGGTTCGATTGAGAGCCATGAAGATCGCATTCGCCATATGCTGCAAATTCGCGAGCTCCAAGATGAGACGAATGGTTTCATGGTATTCATTCCATTGTCCATGCAGCCGAAGAGCAAATCCGCTGATATTCGCCGCCGCAACTCGGCTTACGAAGACCTTAAGACCATCGCGATCAGCCGCTTGATGCTCGACAATATTCAGCATATCAAAGCTTATTTTATTAATATTGGGACACAATTAACACAAATGGCATTAACCTTCGGCGCATCCGATGCGCACGGAACCATCGTGAAGGAGCGAATCAGCCATGCTGCGGGCGCTCTAACACCTGAAGGCTTAACTCGTGCAGAGCTAATCTGGCTCATTAAAGGCGCGGGACGAATTCCTGTAGAACGCGATACTTTCTATAACGAAGTGAAGGTCTATGAATCATAA
- a CDS encoding HesB/IscA family protein: MINITDAAIAKIQEMLAQEEIPNMFLRLGVQAGGCSGFQYGMGFDDEQHFNDKVFDVKGLKVVVEEDSIKYLNGLIIDFKESGMSGGFTIDNPNASATCGCGSSFRTATDAGTPAPEQC; this comes from the coding sequence ATGATCAATATTACAGATGCAGCGATTGCTAAGATACAAGAAATGCTCGCCCAAGAGGAAATTCCAAACATGTTCTTGCGTTTAGGAGTTCAAGCCGGCGGATGCAGCGGGTTTCAATACGGCATGGGATTCGATGATGAGCAGCATTTCAATGATAAAGTATTTGATGTGAAAGGCCTTAAGGTTGTCGTTGAAGAAGACAGCATTAAATATTTGAATGGGCTTATTATTGACTTCAAAGAATCCGGTATGTCGGGTGGATTCACGATCGACAACCCAAATGCAAGCGCAACTTGCGGATGCGGTTCGTCTTTCCGAACGGCGACAGATGCAGGCACGCCTGCGCCAGAGCAATGCTAA
- a CDS encoding YheC/YheD family protein, translated as MAGRQLANKWVKTAVLLSNDKIVAHIPQTKKYNAANLHSMLSTYGMVVIKPVVGGGGYGVIKVTKEGETYSYTAMAKHRSFGSFDSLFRSLSTVKKRRSYIIQRGIHLARIDGRPIDYRVKVVKVGAYWEIRAMVGRLARRGLFVTNLCKGGAKLSASQGIRRSFSAGQVASKKSEMRSLTVLSTTILERRFPGIGQLGFDYGIDTSGKIWIFEVNTRPQ; from the coding sequence ATGGCTGGAAGACAACTGGCTAACAAATGGGTTAAGACCGCAGTATTACTGTCCAACGATAAAATCGTAGCCCACATTCCTCAGACCAAGAAATATAATGCTGCAAACCTACACTCCATGTTGTCCACATATGGTATGGTCGTAATTAAACCGGTTGTTGGTGGCGGAGGTTATGGCGTCATCAAGGTAACCAAGGAAGGGGAGACCTATTCCTATACAGCCATGGCGAAGCACCGGTCGTTCGGGAGTTTCGATAGTTTGTTTCGCTCCCTCAGCACTGTGAAGAAAAGACGCAGTTATATTATTCAACGTGGAATTCATTTGGCTCGAATAGATGGCCGACCGATCGATTATCGTGTCAAAGTCGTGAAGGTTGGTGCGTATTGGGAAATTCGTGCGATGGTCGGCCGATTGGCGCGGCGAGGGTTGTTCGTGACGAATTTGTGCAAAGGCGGGGCTAAGTTGTCAGCGTCTCAAGGAATTAGAAGATCATTTTCAGCGGGACAGGTAGCATCGAAGAAAAGTGAAATGCGCAGTTTGACGGTGTTGTCTACGACGATATTGGAGCGAAGATTTCCGGGAATAGGGCAGCTTGGATTTGACTATGGTATCGACACGAGTGGGAAGATTTGGATTTTTGAGGTGAATACTCGTCCGCAATAG
- the sda gene encoding sporulation histidine kinase inhibitor Sda — MSILSDELLVESYYKAIELKLEGEFIRLLLAEIRLRQLPLL; from the coding sequence ATGTCTATTCTATCCGATGAGCTATTGGTAGAATCGTATTATAAGGCGATAGAGTTGAAGTTAGAGGGAGAGTTTATCCGTCTGCTCTTAGCCGAGATACGATTGCGTCAGCTTCCGCTGCTGTAA
- a CDS encoding NAD(P)/FAD-dependent oxidoreductase, translated as MFAAFYGGMRQASVKLIESMPQLGGQLAALYPEKYIYDVAGFPKVTAQELVDNLSKQMEMFQTDVRLEEKVIDVVKKDERLFEVTTDKGVHYAKAIIITAGVGAFEPRRLELPEAAQYEKKNLKYFVSDLQQYAGKKVLISGGGDSALDWALMLEPIAEEVTLIHRRDKFRAHEHSVERLMASKVKVITPTEIISLHGEDLIEQVTIQDVKSKEQTKIDVDAVIVTFGFVSSLGPIADWGINIEGGSIVVDTRMETNIPGIFAAGDITTYPGKLKLIAVGFGEAPTAINNAKVYVDPSAKLSPGHSSSMKV; from the coding sequence ATGTTTGCAGCATTTTACGGTGGTATGCGTCAAGCGTCCGTTAAATTGATCGAGAGTATGCCACAATTAGGCGGACAATTGGCAGCATTATATCCTGAAAAATACATTTATGATGTCGCTGGCTTCCCGAAGGTTACTGCACAAGAGCTCGTCGACAACTTGAGCAAACAGATGGAAATGTTCCAGACAGATGTACGACTCGAAGAGAAAGTTATCGATGTCGTGAAGAAAGACGAGCGCCTCTTCGAAGTCACTACAGATAAAGGCGTTCATTATGCCAAAGCAATTATTATTACCGCAGGTGTTGGCGCATTTGAACCACGCCGTCTTGAACTCCCTGAAGCTGCTCAGTACGAGAAGAAGAACTTAAAGTACTTCGTTAGCGACCTACAGCAATATGCAGGTAAAAAAGTATTGATCAGCGGCGGCGGCGACTCTGCTCTTGACTGGGCGCTTATGCTTGAGCCAATCGCTGAAGAAGTTACGCTTATCCATCGCCGTGATAAGTTCCGTGCACACGAGCATAGTGTTGAGCGTCTTATGGCTTCGAAAGTCAAAGTCATTACACCTACAGAGATCATTAGCCTACACGGTGAAGATCTTATCGAGCAAGTTACGATCCAAGACGTGAAATCCAAAGAACAGACGAAAATCGACGTCGATGCAGTTATCGTTACTTTCGGTTTTGTCTCTTCACTCGGTCCCATTGCAGATTGGGGCATTAACATTGAAGGCGGCTCGATCGTTGTTGACACACGGATGGAGACGAATATCCCAGGTATTTTCGCTGCAGGCGATATCACGACATACCCTGGTAAATTGAAACTGATTGCAGTTGGTTTTGGTGAGGCGCCAACGGCGATCAATAATGCGAAGGTCTATGTTGATCCTAGCGCGAAGCTGTCCCCAGGCCACAGCAGCAGCATGAAGGTATAG
- a CDS encoding NAD(P)/FAD-dependent oxidoreductase produces MSNIPKIVILGAGYGGILTAQRLQKELNYNEADVTLVNKHDYHYFTTHLHMPAAGTDQMENARVAISKLIDEFKIDFVKATVQQIRTQEKKVLLEDGSALSYDYLIISVGGETETFGIPGMKEYAMSIRSINSVRMIRQHIEYQFAAYKQDETRLDRLTFVVGGAGFTGIEFVSELADRIPELCKQYDVDPSLVKIYNVEAAPSALPGFDPELVEYAMNVLQNKGVTFKIGTPIKEATPEGVIVGEGELIKSATVVWAAGVRGNRMIEEAGIETMRGRVKVDEFLRVPGQENIFVIGDNSLMFNPEGRPYPPTAQIAMQQGVTCANNIVAAIRNQQPTKFVFSNKGTVASLGKGEAIGIVGTKKLKGFTAAQLKKIIDIRYLFIIGGLSLVLKKGKFL; encoded by the coding sequence ATGAGTAATATTCCTAAAATTGTTATCCTAGGTGCGGGATATGGCGGTATTCTAACAGCACAACGCCTGCAGAAAGAATTGAACTATAACGAAGCGGATGTCACGCTTGTGAATAAACATGATTACCATTATTTCACAACACATTTGCATATGCCTGCTGCAGGTACAGATCAAATGGAGAACGCGCGCGTAGCGATTTCTAAATTGATCGATGAGTTCAAAATTGATTTTGTGAAAGCAACTGTACAACAAATTCGTACGCAAGAGAAGAAAGTTCTTCTTGAAGACGGAAGTGCGCTTTCTTATGATTACCTGATCATTTCGGTGGGTGGCGAGACAGAAACATTCGGAATCCCAGGTATGAAAGAATATGCAATGAGCATTCGCAGTATTAACTCGGTTCGTATGATTCGTCAACACATCGAGTACCAATTTGCAGCATACAAACAGGATGAGACGCGTCTTGACCGTCTTACATTCGTCGTTGGTGGCGCAGGATTCACAGGGATCGAGTTCGTATCCGAGCTTGCAGACCGTATTCCTGAACTATGCAAACAATATGACGTAGATCCTTCCCTTGTGAAAATCTACAATGTTGAAGCAGCGCCTTCGGCATTGCCAGGCTTCGATCCTGAGCTTGTCGAGTATGCGATGAACGTGCTTCAGAACAAAGGTGTTACATTCAAAATCGGAACACCAATCAAAGAAGCGACACCAGAGGGTGTTATCGTTGGCGAAGGCGAATTGATTAAATCGGCTACGGTTGTATGGGCTGCCGGGGTTCGCGGTAACCGTATGATTGAAGAAGCTGGCATTGAGACGATGCGCGGCCGTGTGAAAGTAGATGAATTTTTGCGCGTTCCTGGCCAAGAGAATATCTTCGTTATTGGAGATAACTCCTTGATGTTCAACCCAGAAGGTCGTCCTTATCCGCCAACAGCACAAATTGCAATGCAACAAGGTGTGACTTGTGCGAACAACATCGTTGCAGCAATCCGTAACCAACAGCCTACGAAATTCGTATTCAGCAACAAAGGTACTGTGGCATCCCTTGGTAAAGGCGAAGCGATCGGTATCGTGGGTACGAAGAAATTGAAAGGTTTCACAGCTGCACAGTTGAAGAAAATTATCGATATTCGTTACCTGTTCATTATTGGCGGATTGTCGCTCGTATTGAAAAAAGGTAAATTCCTATAA
- a CDS encoding NADPH-dependent FMN reductase, with product MKISIIAGSNRKGASSTQVAKVLARTIQEQGHEVIFIDLYEKTLPLYSPDLSYANDTNVSDMKKAVLSSQAVVLATPEYHGSVSGVLKNALDFMNKDHFSMKPVLAVSSSGGDVGVSSLQQIQAIVRNLHGINCPEWLSVGGAQRSVFEQPQLDPEHEMSKRIARVLGTFLALADQLSSKSCAHS from the coding sequence ATGAAAATTTCTATTATTGCAGGCAGTAATCGAAAAGGTGCGTCCAGTACCCAAGTGGCCAAGGTTCTGGCTAGAACGATACAAGAGCAAGGTCATGAAGTCATTTTCATTGATCTCTATGAAAAGACGCTGCCCTTATACTCACCGGATTTATCTTATGCGAACGATACGAACGTCAGCGATATGAAAAAAGCCGTCTTGTCTTCCCAGGCTGTCGTGCTTGCAACGCCGGAATACCATGGGAGTGTGAGCGGTGTGCTGAAGAATGCCCTGGATTTTATGAACAAGGATCATTTCAGTATGAAGCCGGTTTTGGCTGTCAGCTCATCAGGCGGTGATGTTGGCGTAAGCTCGCTCCAGCAGATTCAGGCGATCGTACGGAATCTGCACGGCATTAATTGTCCGGAATGGCTATCTGTCGGCGGCGCACAGCGCAGCGTATTCGAACAGCCGCAGCTTGATCCTGAACATGAGATGAGCAAGCGTATTGCGCGTGTACTTGGTACATTCCTGGCTCTTGCTGATCAGCTATCATCGAAATCATGTGCACATTCTTAA
- a CDS encoding DUF4129 domain-containing protein codes for MLSRYLRPIGIIRSLTEYAMVLPIVLLLHIYLIPESPSHTILLSLVYPVCHWGGQQAKSWIRWQRDTLWLTGGLFLTMTVVVITGQITLTHFIPPLISFSLFARGVRMASRGVPMWGSVTWYWGALAVYFVIYALTNFLPEMKAYQLPLFIGGVWMIVTTLMMMNQNILHRANMTRDTTTKLPAGILRQNLKYVFALIGITLLFAAMIFGNLMDILMGWFRQVMAWLFNNRTTEVEPPRAEPTVTPQMPMEGLEPGEPSAFMKALEQIVIILFWSAMIIAVVILLWIGLRYLIKKLFPKFWAALLRFFAQKQEYTPAASYSDERTNLFEWDKLRQRVTQPWEKILARFGQKEAAYAELTNNRDRVRYWYRFKMKRAMRKGFIVQESATPAEILMKVKEWEQHDSSSDFTDLADAYNASRYSDQDIPDETVERLRKKFDPPSSS; via the coding sequence ATGCTTAGCCGTTACCTTCGTCCCATCGGAATCATACGCAGCTTGACCGAATATGCCATGGTGCTTCCGATCGTCCTGCTGCTCCATATTTATCTCATTCCGGAGTCGCCATCGCACACGATCTTGCTCAGTCTTGTCTACCCTGTCTGTCACTGGGGCGGTCAGCAGGCCAAATCATGGATTCGTTGGCAGCGGGATACCTTATGGCTGACTGGCGGGCTCTTCCTAACCATGACGGTTGTCGTGATCACAGGGCAGATAACCCTAACCCATTTCATTCCGCCATTGATCAGCTTCTCCTTATTTGCACGTGGTGTACGCATGGCTTCAAGAGGAGTGCCGATGTGGGGTTCGGTCACTTGGTATTGGGGTGCGCTTGCAGTATATTTTGTCATCTATGCGCTTACGAATTTTTTGCCTGAAATGAAAGCATACCAGTTGCCACTCTTCATCGGCGGGGTATGGATGATCGTTACAACGCTCATGATGATGAATCAGAATATTCTGCATCGTGCGAATATGACCCGTGATACGACGACGAAGCTGCCGGCTGGCATCCTCCGTCAAAATCTGAAGTATGTATTCGCGCTAATCGGCATCACACTGCTCTTCGCAGCGATGATCTTCGGCAATCTGATGGATATCCTCATGGGATGGTTCCGCCAGGTTATGGCCTGGTTGTTCAACAATCGGACTACTGAAGTTGAGCCTCCGCGAGCAGAGCCCACAGTAACGCCACAGATGCCGATGGAGGGACTCGAGCCTGGCGAACCTAGCGCTTTCATGAAAGCGTTGGAGCAGATCGTAATAATCTTGTTCTGGAGTGCGATGATCATCGCGGTGGTCATCTTGTTATGGATTGGACTGAGGTATCTGATCAAGAAACTCTTCCCGAAGTTCTGGGCGGCGCTATTACGATTCTTCGCACAAAAACAAGAGTACACCCCTGCAGCCAGCTACTCCGATGAGCGAACCAATCTCTTCGAGTGGGACAAGCTGCGCCAGCGCGTCACCCAGCCATGGGAGAAGATCTTGGCACGGTTCGGACAAAAAGAAGCGGCATATGCCGAATTAACGAATAACCGAGATCGCGTCCGCTACTGGTACCGGTTCAAAATGAAACGAGCGATGCGTAAGGGCTTCATTGTACAGGAGAGCGCAACGCCTGCTGAAATACTTATGAAGGTCAAGGAATGGGAACAGCACGATTCCTCCAGCGACTTCACGGATTTAGCCGATGCCTACAATGCGTCAAGATATAGCGATCAGGATATCCCTGATGAGACGGTCGAGCGATTGCGTAAGAAGTTCGATCCCCCTTCTTCTTCCTAA
- a CDS encoding DUF58 domain-containing protein, with translation MPLHWFILFAVIILGLQALLFKLRALSKLGYTRTFTKHHLFVKDQVEMTETIRNDKLLPLPWVRLESMLPSSLHFGNQTNLEINSGELLQNHRSLFTLKSYTQIVRRHQITCTRRGVFRLNSATMTAGDLFGMFDAVRTIPLDLELIVYPEIVPLQDIPFSNKSWIGDMTVRRWILEDPFWKSGVRAYQPGDPLKNVHWKATARTNQLQVHQLDFTADRKLMMLVNFETTKGMWSKVTHPEIIEQAISYAASIANTTIPQGIETGFACNGTMKSLAKGQPVVLPPAAGTHHLTDLFEHMAKLELELSASFRTFMENWEDASGTDFIILSAIPLTDMEPLLSRIRLRGNGIEVVELQRTSTSGYAGEEDTIYA, from the coding sequence ATGCCGCTGCATTGGTTCATATTATTTGCTGTGATCATTCTCGGGCTGCAAGCCCTTCTCTTCAAGCTGCGTGCATTATCCAAGCTAGGCTATACTAGAACATTTACGAAGCACCACCTATTTGTTAAAGATCAAGTGGAGATGACAGAGACGATTCGCAATGATAAGCTGCTGCCGCTCCCGTGGGTGCGTCTCGAATCGATGCTCCCCAGCTCGCTCCATTTTGGGAATCAGACGAACTTGGAGATCAATTCCGGAGAACTGCTTCAGAACCATCGAAGCTTGTTCACTTTGAAATCCTATACGCAAATTGTACGTAGGCATCAGATTACGTGCACACGTCGCGGCGTCTTCCGATTGAACAGTGCGACGATGACCGCTGGTGATCTATTCGGCATGTTCGATGCCGTGCGCACCATCCCTCTCGATCTGGAATTGATCGTCTATCCGGAGATCGTGCCATTGCAGGATATTCCGTTCTCCAATAAGAGCTGGATAGGCGATATGACGGTGCGACGCTGGATTCTTGAAGATCCGTTCTGGAAATCCGGGGTACGAGCTTATCAACCAGGCGATCCACTGAAGAATGTGCATTGGAAAGCGACCGCACGCACGAACCAGCTTCAAGTGCATCAGCTCGATTTTACCGCTGACCGTAAATTGATGATGCTCGTGAACTTCGAGACAACGAAGGGCATGTGGTCCAAAGTCACACATCCGGAAATCATCGAACAAGCGATATCTTATGCCGCTTCGATCGCTAACACGACCATCCCGCAAGGCATTGAGACAGGCTTCGCCTGCAATGGAACGATGAAATCGCTCGCAAAAGGGCAGCCCGTCGTCCTCCCTCCCGCAGCGGGCACGCATCATCTCACCGATCTATTCGAGCATATGGCGAAGCTTGAACTTGAGCTATCTGCATCCTTCCGTACCTTTATGGAGAACTGGGAGGATGCGTCAGGCACGGATTTCATTATCCTATCGGCCATTCCGCTCACCGATATGGAGCCGTTGTTATCTCGCATACGCTTGCGGGGGAATGGGATTGAAGTTGTCGAGCTTCAGCGTACAAGTACATCGGGTTATGCAGGAGAGGAGGACACGATCTATGCTTAG
- a CDS encoding AAA family ATPase, which produces MNELKRIYNLAQEIKHNVQKVIVGKEETIDRIFVALFTGGHVLLEDVPGTGKTLLAKALARSIDGNCKRIQFTPDLLPTDLSGMNIYNQKTSEFQFRSGPLFTNLLLADEINRATPRTQSSLLECMEERQVSIDGETMLLEEPFIVLATQNPLDNYGTFPLPEAQLDRFMLKLKLGYPTFEEGLLVLSRFREQQPLEQLEPVASKADIMQARADYTKVHISDDMLEYLLRIVEQTRKHPDIALGASPRASQALLRAVQAYAVIRGREFVSPDDVKAMAIPVLAHRLLFRNASQLRDQQAENVLGHILNQVPVPSEPLMKG; this is translated from the coding sequence GTGAATGAATTAAAGCGAATCTATAACCTAGCCCAAGAGATCAAGCACAATGTACAGAAAGTCATTGTCGGCAAGGAAGAGACGATCGACCGTATTTTCGTCGCTCTTTTTACAGGCGGACATGTGCTTCTCGAAGACGTGCCTGGCACCGGCAAAACCCTGCTCGCCAAGGCGCTCGCACGATCCATCGATGGAAATTGCAAACGCATTCAGTTTACGCCCGATTTACTCCCTACCGATCTAAGCGGCATGAATATTTATAATCAAAAGACAAGCGAGTTCCAATTCCGCTCGGGACCCCTATTCACAAACCTGCTGCTCGCGGACGAGATCAATCGGGCGACACCGAGAACTCAATCCAGTCTGCTCGAATGCATGGAGGAGCGCCAAGTTAGTATCGACGGTGAGACAATGCTGCTGGAAGAACCTTTTATCGTGCTCGCAACACAGAATCCACTAGATAACTATGGGACGTTCCCGCTCCCCGAAGCGCAGCTCGATCGATTCATGCTGAAGCTGAAGCTGGGCTACCCGACCTTCGAGGAAGGACTGCTCGTATTGTCCCGTTTCCGGGAACAGCAGCCGCTCGAACAGCTGGAACCTGTCGCCTCCAAAGCCGACATCATGCAAGCGCGAGCGGATTATACCAAAGTGCATATAAGCGACGATATGCTGGAATACCTACTGCGAATCGTGGAGCAGACACGCAAACATCCAGATATTGCACTCGGTGCCAGCCCTCGTGCGAGCCAAGCTCTACTGCGCGCTGTTCAAGCGTATGCCGTTATTCGCGGCCGAGAATTCGTATCACCCGATGATGTGAAAGCGATGGCTATCCCTGTCCTTGCGCATCGCCTGCTATTCCGGAATGCCTCGCAGCTTCGAGACCAGCAAGCCGAGAACGTACTGGGACATATTCTGAATCAAGTTCCTGTACCTTCCGAGCCGCTGATGAAGGGGTAA
- a CDS encoding class I SAM-dependent methyltransferase, translating to MNKIKDVQEAWNRWSDTDFAKYRSPDRIAKLITEPESAFHKTTYAMIREAFPSLEGKRICVPSSGDNHAVFAFHLMGAIVTSCDISERQLEHASNIAHRHGWDIEFIWDDTMELNKLHNNAYDFVYTSNGVHVWINNLQSMYDHVHRILDRRGIYMMFDIHPFLRPFGIQARKEIHIVHPYHLTGPFGEIPRYKWRIQDLMNAMIRSGLYVRQVEEMYAEDGLFWVDDSQNEGDTMTERELHQLCNWEYNPLAALPQWLTIQAGKL from the coding sequence ATGAACAAGATCAAAGATGTTCAAGAAGCTTGGAACCGATGGTCAGACACAGACTTTGCCAAATATCGGTCGCCTGATCGTATTGCGAAGCTCATCACCGAACCGGAATCCGCCTTTCATAAGACGACGTATGCGATGATCCGAGAAGCCTTCCCAAGTTTAGAAGGGAAACGGATCTGTGTCCCTTCTAGCGGAGATAACCATGCTGTATTTGCCTTTCATCTGATGGGGGCCATCGTAACTTCATGCGATATCTCAGAGAGACAGTTAGAGCATGCCTCGAATATCGCTCACCGACACGGCTGGGATATTGAATTCATCTGGGATGATACCATGGAGCTTAACAAACTACACAACAATGCCTATGATTTCGTATACACCTCCAATGGTGTTCATGTGTGGATCAATAATTTACAGTCCATGTATGATCATGTACACCGCATACTCGATCGTAGAGGCATATATATGATGTTCGATATTCACCCCTTTTTGCGGCCTTTCGGGATTCAAGCGAGAAAAGAAATCCATATCGTACATCCCTATCATCTCACCGGTCCTTTCGGCGAAATACCTCGGTACAAGTGGCGAATCCAAGATCTCATGAATGCGATGATCAGATCCGGATTGTATGTCAGACAGGTAGAGGAAATGTATGCGGAAGACGGTTTATTCTGGGTAGACGACTCTCAGAATGAAGGTGATACGATGACAGAGAGGGAGCTCCATCAATTATGCAACTGGGAGTACAATCCCCTCGCAGCTCTCCCTCAATGGCTGACCATTCAAGCGGGCAAGTTATAA
- a CDS encoding CD3324 family protein — translation MKYVKADLVFPEELLIEIQKYVQGGLVYIPKPNGTRTKWGENSGSRTYLRLRNEEIRLQYANGTSIDELSDRYSLSYDSIRRIIYSNK, via the coding sequence ATGAAATATGTCAAAGCAGATCTTGTATTTCCTGAAGAGTTGTTAATTGAAATTCAGAAATATGTCCAAGGTGGGTTGGTCTACATTCCAAAGCCTAATGGAACTCGTACGAAATGGGGAGAGAATTCAGGGAGCCGAACCTATCTGCGTCTCCGAAATGAAGAAATTCGTCTTCAATACGCTAACGGGACCTCAATCGATGAGCTCTCCGATCGATATAGCCTTTCCTATGATAGTATCCGGAGAATCATTTATTCCAACAAATAA
- the hemQ gene encoding hydrogen peroxide-dependent heme synthase has product MSEAALTLEGWYSLHDFRAVDWHSWKRATEAERAAALDELHTFLQQWATVEAYKQGSTAVYSIVGQKADFVFMHLRETLEELNELENAFNKTSFAQFTIPVYSYVSVVELSNYLAGGGDPYASPEVMARLKPTLPKSKHICFYPMNKKRDLADNWYMLSMDERKGMMRSHGMIGRQYAGKVKQIICGSVGLDDWEWGVTLFSDDALQFKKLVYEMRFDEVSARFGEFGSFYVGNLLDADKFQAMLAL; this is encoded by the coding sequence ATGAGCGAAGCAGCTCTTACTTTAGAAGGTTGGTATTCATTGCATGATTTCAGAGCCGTCGATTGGCACAGCTGGAAACGCGCAACAGAAGCAGAACGTGCAGCAGCGCTGGACGAGCTACATACATTTTTGCAGCAATGGGCGACGGTGGAAGCTTACAAGCAAGGCAGTACGGCAGTCTACTCCATCGTGGGACAGAAGGCTGACTTCGTCTTCATGCATTTACGTGAGACGCTCGAAGAATTGAATGAACTTGAGAACGCATTTAACAAAACATCTTTCGCGCAATTCACGATTCCTGTCTACTCTTATGTCAGCGTCGTAGAGCTTAGCAACTACTTGGCTGGCGGTGGAGATCCGTATGCGAGTCCTGAGGTGATGGCGAGACTGAAGCCGACGCTTCCGAAGAGCAAGCATATCTGCTTCTACCCGATGAACAAGAAACGTGATCTAGCGGACAACTGGTACATGTTGTCGATGGACGAGCGCAAAGGCATGATGCGCAGCCACGGCATGATCGGCCGCCAATATGCAGGCAAAGTCAAACAGATCATCTGCGGCTCCGTTGGCCTGGACGATTGGGAATGGGGCGTAACGCTCTTCTCCGACGATGCGCTTCAGTTCAAGAAGCTTGTCTATGAAATGCGGTTTGATGAAGTGAGCGCGCGCTTCGGCGAATTTGGCTCCTTCTACGTGGGCAACCTGCTCGACGCGGACAAATTCCAAGCGATGCTTGCACTATAA
- a CDS encoding YuiB family protein translates to MDGVVGSIIPIILFVLFFVMMFGIGFILNMLMKTTWFPAYLFVIVIVPAVIISYWKKDLSFFGNIEAYSLVDLLTACAGLVGAIISGTTIRMLRRSGFKMF, encoded by the coding sequence ATGGATGGTGTGGTAGGTTCTATCATTCCGATCATTTTGTTCGTATTGTTTTTTGTCATGATGTTTGGGATCGGGTTTATTTTAAATATGCTAATGAAAACAACATGGTTCCCCGCGTATTTGTTCGTGATTGTCATTGTACCTGCGGTGATCATTTCCTATTGGAAGAAGGATCTATCGTTCTTTGGCAATATTGAAGCGTATAGTCTTGTCGATTTGCTCACAGCATGTGCAGGACTGGTCGGTGCGATCATCAGCGGTACCACGATTCGTATGCTTCGTCGCAGCGGATTCAAGATGTTCTAA